One window from the genome of Breoghania sp. L-A4 encodes:
- a CDS encoding DUF4164 domain-containing protein, with translation MTQSSKLDAAFTRLSAAIGQLEAAVNRRLDSDTTVAALQDELQRLGEDRARLAETLDTSEGRSDRLESANKEVSRRLVSAMESIRTVLETHGG, from the coding sequence ATGACGCAATCCAGCAAACTCGACGCGGCCTTCACCCGCCTGTCCGCCGCGATCGGACAGCTTGAAGCGGCTGTCAACCGGCGGCTCGACAGCGACACGACCGTGGCGGCGCTGCAGGATGAGCTGCAGCGGCTGGGCGAGGACCGCGCGCGGCTCGCCGAGACGCTGGACACCTCCGAAGGACGATCGGACCGGCTCGAAAGCGCCAACAAGGAAGTCTCGCGGCGTCTGGTTTCCGCCATGGAATCCATCCGCACCGTTCTTGAAACCCATGGAGGGTAA